The Bacteroidales bacterium DNA segment AAAAATGTGCTGGAAACTATTGAAGAACTGGAAAAGCAGCAATATGTTACGATCGACCCTGTACGTAATGAACTTTATAAGTACTGTGAACAACAGAATATTGCCATCACTGTAATGAAAACTTTTGGAGGGGGCAGACTGTTGTCGGCAGAGCATTCGCCTTTCAAAAAGGCCATGACACCCGCACAGTGCATTCATTATGCCCTGACACGTCCTGCTGTTGTGAGTACAATGATCGGGTGCCAGTCGGCAAAACAAATTGAAGAAGCCGTAAATTACCTGAATACCACCGCTGAAGAACGCGACTATATGGATATTATCAGCGGGTATCAGGGAAAACTCAGCGGGAAGTGCGTCTATTGTAACCACTGCCAGCCTTGTCCTGTGAATATCGATATTGCCCTGGTGAATAAATACCTCGATATCGCCCTGTTGGATACGGCAAAAATACCTCCGAGCATTATCCAGCATTACAGGTCGTTGTCGGCCAGTGGCGAGGATTGTACCGCCTGTGGCAGTTGTGAAGACAAATGTCCGTTTTCTGTCCCTGTAATTAAAAGCATGGAACGGGCAGCAGAATTATTGGGATAGCAGAGAGGAACGCTTACTATCATAATATGATGTAATCACACAAATCCATACTTTAGTGATATTCAAAATATGGGAAATTTTGAACCCCGCAGGGCTCAACGAAGTTAATATGGATTTTTAAATTCGAAATTATATATTACTCCAGTATTTTGATCTTTATGTTACGGTACCAGACATCATCCCCGTGGTCCTGAAGAGATATATACCCTTCTCGTTCTATGCCGCCGCAGTTACTTAACAGGTAATATGCATCTGTCCATCCGTTCACACTAAACTTGCTGTTTTCAAGCATCTTGATCCATTCGGGTGTCCAGAGCGTATATTGCACCACTTTTTTCCCGTTCTGGTAATGGGTGACTACACCGTTGTTCACAACGATCTTTGCCTTGTTCCATTTACCATAAGGCTTGGCATTCTGTGGATTAGCAGATATCATATCATACAATGATGCTGCTTTCCGGTTACCGTCTTTTCCCATTTTTGCATCCGGGTGGTTATCGTTATCCAATACCTGAAATTCCGGAGCAGAAGCAGCTGTAGACTGCCCCCTGATTTCCCGTACCAGGTAAAAAATACCAGAATTACCGCCCTGACTGATCTTCCATTCGATCTCCAGTTCGAAATT contains these protein-coding regions:
- a CDS encoding aldo/keto reductase; this encodes MEHRKIGDTGMSASIIGLGAEHLDGKPYGVIEETIHAALEQGINIIDVFMPGEEIRRNIGKALGSRRKDVIIQGHIGSVDLNEKYDISRDLNVCKKYFEGLMENLGTDYIDVGMLFFMDSDEAFEQIHSNGIIDYVLELKEKGIIRAIGTSSHDPGVARRVLETGIVDLMMFSINPAFDMTSPEKNVLETIEELEKQQYVTIDPVRNELYKYCEQQNIAITVMKTFGGGRLLSAEHSPFKKAMTPAQCIHYALTRPAVVSTMIGCQSAKQIEEAVNYLNTTAEERDYMDIISGYQGKLSGKCVYCNHCQPCPVNIDIALVNKYLDIALLDTAKIPPSIIQHYRSLSASGEDCTACGSCEDKCPFSVPVIKSMERAAELLG